A genome region from Engraulis encrasicolus isolate BLACKSEA-1 chromosome 6, IST_EnEncr_1.0, whole genome shotgun sequence includes the following:
- the znf692 gene encoding zinc finger protein 692, whose protein sequence is MVFDKDAVRRQRRRELDARRSKSRVRLGPCLHPWGTLKDRLGFTLHSELAQYLLDSYSSKACKTCQSGGEICCLRFACEDGHVFYWWPRPPEDERTQAQGTEGSRVQEMEGLVEGKGRAEAPTAHPARGPPAPGRIRKRAAAGANSTEGGGAASREGGGGGNFTSGGMRTRSRRGAVQSQTTCPPPPVGGAEEKSGEQSSSGHTAQGTECTEEGSTSVEFHTGSDVMDPESPEASPHRTESATPPTQTSTDPQGRTDSDDLNTHSTHSRSTDRSSLLKDESPQTGDKRKRKATPKEMFLCTYEGCEKIFSSRQYLNHHMKYQHVHQKTFCCSHPSCGKSFNFKKHLKEHEKLHSNQRDYICEFCARAFRTNSNLLTHRRIHTGEKPLQCEVCGFTCNQKASLNWHMKKHNAESGYKFPCDICGRRFEKRDNVTAHRSKSHPDHAAAGPSSVPPAATAPVSGPSVPPALATVTDPALDPVLDPCPAPDPDAALVSGPSVPPAAPAPVSGTSFPPAPAAVLNPNPAPAPGLDPDPVPAPCPAPVSPLPPTHSPPSPSLNTSPLPSPHTSPPVLVLGPPASPVLVSPPPGSPLLVSPPPPASPVLVSPPPPGSPLLVLPPASPVLVSPPPPGSPLLLCPPSAAVEPVHDSP, encoded by the exons ATGGTGTTTGATAAGGATGCTGTGAGGCGGCAGAGGAGGCGGGAGCTGGACGCCAGGCGCAGCAAGTCACGGGTTCGTCTGGGCCCCTGCCTGCATCCCTGGGGGACACTCAAGGACCGCCTCGGCTTCACACTGCACTCAGAACTGGCCCAGTACCTGCTGGACAG TTACTCGTCCAAAGCGTGCAAAACATGCCAAT CTGGGGGAGAGATCTGCTGCCTCCGGTTCGCCTGTGAGGATGGACACGTGTTCTACTGGTGGCCTAGACCTCCAGAGGATGAGAGGACACAGGCACAGGGGACGGAGGGGTCACGGGTTCAGGAGATGGAGGGGTTGGTGGAGGGGAAGGGCAGGGCTGAAGCCCCCACAGCACACCCCGCCAGAGGGCCACCAGCACCGGGGAGAATAAGAAAGAGAGCGGCTGCTGGCGCTAACAGCACGGAGGGAGGAGGTGCTGCTagcagggaggggggaggaggtggcAACTTCACCTCAGGAGGCATGAGGACCAGGAGTCGTAGAGGAGCAGTGCAGAGTCAGACCACCTGCCCACCTCCTCCAGTTGGGGGCgctgaggagaagagtggagagcagAGTTCATCCGGGCACACAGCACAAGGCACAGAATGCACAGAAG aGGGCAGCACCTCTGTGGAGTTCCatacaggaagtgatgtcatggATCCAGAGTCTCCCGAGGCCTCTCCACACCG CACTGAATCcgccacaccacccacacagacCAGCACTGACCCCCAGGGGAGGACAGACAGTGATGacctcaacacacacagcacacacagcaggagCACTGACAG GTCCAGTTTGCTGAAAGATGAGTCTCCACAGACTGGCGATAAAAGAAAGAg GAAGGCAACCCCCAAGGAGATGTTTCTCTGCACTTACGAGGGCTGTGAAAAAATCTTCTCAAGTCGTCAGTACCTCAAC CACCACATGAAGTACCAGCATGTGCACCAGAAGACATTCTGCTGCTCTCACCCATCCTGTGGAAAATCCTTCAACTTTAAGAAACATCTCAAGGAACACGAGAAGTTACACAGTA accAGAGAGACTACATCTGTGAGTTCTGTGCTCGAGCCTTCAGGACCAACAGCAACCTGCTGACCCACcgacgcattcacacaggagagaagccactgca GTGTGAGGTGTGTGGCTTCACCTGCAACCAGAAGGCCTCGCTCAACTGGCACATGAAGAAACACAACGCCGAGAGCGGATACAAGTTCCCCTGTGACATCTGCGGACGCCGCTTCGAGAAGAGGGACAACGTCACCGCTCACCGCAGCAAGAGCCACCCCGACCACGCAGCCGCTGGCCCCAGCAGTGTCCCACCTGCGGCTACTGCCCCGGTCTCTGGCCCCAGTGTCCCCCCTGCTCTCGCCACTGTAACCGACCCTGCCCTTGATCCTGTCCTTGACCCCTGCCCTGCTCCTGATCCTGATGCTGCCCTTGTCTCTGGCCCCAGTGTCCCCCCTGCCGCTCCTGCCCCTGTCTCTGGTACCAGTTTCCCCCCTGCTCCTGCCGCTGTCCTTAACCCcaaccctgcccctgcccctggccTTGATCCGGATCCTGTCCCTGCCCCCTGCCCTGCTCCTGTGTCCCCTTTACCTCCAACACATTCCCCTCCTTCGCCCAGCCTTAACACCTCTCCTCTGCCCAGCCCTCACACCTCTCCTCCAGTCCTGGTCCTTGGCCCTCCTGCCTCCCCCGTCctggtctctcctcctcctggctctcctctcctggtctctcctcctccccctgcctcccccgtcctggtctctcctcctcctcctggctctcctctcctggtgCTTCCCCCTGCCTCCCCCGTCctggtctctcctcctcctcctggctctcctcttctcctctgtcctccgtCAGCCGCTGTGGAACCAGTGCATGACTCACCTTAG
- the sft2d2a gene encoding SFT2 domain containing 2a isoform X1 produces MDKLRSVLGGRDGQSDNRNIIEAANEASTLGWGTRVKGFIACMVVGVGCTILGVGCLFIPKLGIILFIVFYTFGNLCSLISTMFLMGPLKQLKRMCDKTRFFATAVMITCLVLTLCAAFWWKIFILALFLVILQSIAFAWYGLSYIPFARDAVLKFLSMIGSMFCKACKKSVSTDAG; encoded by the exons ATGGACAAACTCAGGTCGGTTTTAGGAGGGCGAGATGGTcagagtgacaacagaaatattatagAG GCAGCGAACGAAGCTTCCACGCTAGGATGGGGAACGCGCGTGAAAGGATTTATTGCTTGCATGGTGGTCGGGGTTGGGTGCACTATACTG GGGGTAGGCTGCCTCTTCATCCCCAAATTAGGCATCATTCTCTTCATCGTCTTCTACACCTTTGGAAACCTCTGCTCACTCATCAG CACCATGTTCCTCATGGGCCCACTCAAGCAGCTGAAGAGGATGTGTGATAAGACCAGGTTCTTCGCCACCGCCGTCATGATA ACATGTTTGGTGCTGACCCTGTGTGCTGCCTTCTGG TGGAAAATATTTATTCTGGCTCTATTTTTGGTCATCCTGCAGTCCATAGCATTTGCATG GTATGGGCTGTCGTATATTCCATTTGCAAG AGATGCAGTGCTGAAGTTCCTCTCCATGATCGGCTCCATGTTTTGCAAGGCATGCAAGAAGTCGGTGTCGACTGATGCTGGGTga
- the sft2d2a gene encoding SFT2 domain containing 2a isoform X2, translating to MDKLRSVLGGRDGQSDNRNIIEGVGCLFIPKLGIILFIVFYTFGNLCSLISTMFLMGPLKQLKRMCDKTRFFATAVMITCLVLTLCAAFWWKIFILALFLVILQSIAFAWYGLSYIPFARDAVLKFLSMIGSMFCKACKKSVSTDAG from the exons ATGGACAAACTCAGGTCGGTTTTAGGAGGGCGAGATGGTcagagtgacaacagaaatattatagAG GGGGTAGGCTGCCTCTTCATCCCCAAATTAGGCATCATTCTCTTCATCGTCTTCTACACCTTTGGAAACCTCTGCTCACTCATCAG CACCATGTTCCTCATGGGCCCACTCAAGCAGCTGAAGAGGATGTGTGATAAGACCAGGTTCTTCGCCACCGCCGTCATGATA ACATGTTTGGTGCTGACCCTGTGTGCTGCCTTCTGG TGGAAAATATTTATTCTGGCTCTATTTTTGGTCATCCTGCAGTCCATAGCATTTGCATG GTATGGGCTGTCGTATATTCCATTTGCAAG AGATGCAGTGCTGAAGTTCCTCTCCATGATCGGCTCCATGTTTTGCAAGGCATGCAAGAAGTCGGTGTCGACTGATGCTGGGTga